One genomic window of Camelina sativa cultivar DH55 chromosome 5, Cs, whole genome shotgun sequence includes the following:
- the LOC104787446 gene encoding calcium uniporter protein 5, mitochondrial-like: MWSVVGLVRRTAMSSTVSKASPVRTLLGGYRCLNVESKEDDEKKVDMTVSEAKKLMRLVNVEDMKKKLIGMGDKEMVTYSTLIEASQGLGIARSLDEAHAFARVLDDAGVILIFRDKVYLHPDKVVDLIKKAVPLGLNPDAGSIRDEFDKMRSMKEEIDVLAHQQVRKILWCGLGYGVVQIGIFIRLTFWEFSWDVMEPITFFTTATGIIVGYAYFLMTSRDPTYQDFMKRLFLSRQRKLLKSHKFDIERFKELENKWKATSCSSSSCHANASIRNRVGVDLDLEDSLQSRHRD; encoded by the exons ATGTGGTCGGTGGTGGGTTTAGTGAGACGTACGGCTATGTCCTCAACCGTGAGTAAAGCTTCCCCGGTTAGGACTTTGCTTGGTGGGTATAGGTGTCTCAACGTTGAATCtaaggaagatgatgagaaaaagGTGGATATGACTGTTTCTGAAGCTAAGAAGCTAATGAGATTAGTGAATGTtgaagatatgaagaagaagcttattGGTATGGGTGATAAAGAGATGGTTACTTACAGTACACTCATTGAAGCTTCTCAAGGTTTAGGTATCGCTAGATCTCTTGATGAAGCTCATGCTTTTGCTCGTGTTCTTGATGATGCTggtgtgattttgatttttcgTGATAAAGTCTATCTTCATCCTGATAAG GTGGTGGATTTGATTAAAAAGGCAGTACCTTTAGGTTTGAATCCAGATGCTGGTTCGATTAGAGATGAGTTTGATAAGATGAGAAGTAtgaaagaagagattgatgTGTTAGCTCATCAACAAGTGAGGAAGATTCTTTGGTGTGGTCTTGGTTACGGTGTGGTCCAGATTGGAATATTCATTAGGCTAACTTTTTGGGAGTTTTCTTGGGATGTGATGGAACCAATCACTTTTTTCACTACAGCTACTGGGATTATTGTGGGTTACGCTTACTTCTTGATGACTTCAAGAGACCCAACTTATCAAGATTTCATGAAAAGGCTGTTTCTTTCTAGGCAGAGGAAGTTGCTCAAGAGTCATAAGTTTGATATTGAGAGGTTTAAAGAACTTGAGAACAAGTGGAAGGCAACGTCTTGCTCTTCTTCGTCGTGCCACGCAAACGCATCTATTCGGAATCGTGTTGGTGTTGATCTTGATTTGGAGGATTCTTTGCAGAGTCGTCACAGAGATTGA
- the LOC104787448 gene encoding probable disease resistance protein RPP1 isoform X2 — MASSSSSSSSSSSLSLSFTSSSLSPTWEHDVFPSFHGEDVRKSFLSHVLKEFKKKAIKFFLDNEMKRGEFIGPVLKQAIRGSKIAVVLLSKNYASSLWCLDELVEIMKYKKELGQTVVITIFYEVDPTDVKKQKGDFGKVFKKTCKGKGKEKVQTWRKALEDVATIAGYHSRNCIGTV; from the exons atggcttcttcttcttcttcttcttcttcttcttcttctttatctctttcatttacttcatcttctttgtcacCAACCTGGGAACACGATGTCTTTCCGAGCTTCCACGGGGAAGATGTACGAAAATCCTTTCTCAGCCACGTTCTCAAGGAATTTAAAAAGAAAGCAATCAAATTTTTTCTTGATAACGAGATGAAGAGAGGCGAGTTCATTGGTCCTGTACTCAAACAGGCGATCAGAGGATCTAAGATTGCTGTTGTCTTGCTCTCCAAGAATTATGCTTCTTCGTTGTGGTGTCTTGACGAATTGGTGGAGATCATGAAGTACAAAAAAGAGTTGGGTCAAACGGTGGTGATTACCATTTTCTATGAAGTAGATCCAACTGATGTAAAGAAGCAGAAGGGAGACTTTGGGAAGGTCTTCAAAAAAACTTGTAAAGGCAAAGGCAAGGAGAAGGTTCAGACATGGAGGAAAGCTTTGGAGGATGTGGCCACAATCGCAGGTTACCATTCAAGAAACTG CATTGGAACTGTATAA
- the LOC104789498 gene encoding transmembrane emp24 domain-containing protein p24delta4-like, with translation MASVSFGDALSNEIGPSVTAPYGSVLHHKENTTNGQFAFTTQESGTYLACFEADGNSHGNKDFSINLDWKTGIAAKDWDSIARKEKIEGVELELKKLEGAVEAIHENLIYLRNKEAEMRIVSEKTNSRVAWYSIMSLGICIVVSGLQILYLKQYFEKKKLI, from the exons ATGGCATCGGTCAGTTTTGGTGACGCTTTGAGCAATGAGATAGGGCCCTCT GTTACAGCACCTTATGGCAGCGTTTTGCACCACAAGGAAAACACAACGAATGGTCAGTTTGCGTTTACAACCCAAGAATCAGGAACCTACTTGGCGTGTTTTGAGGCCGATGGCAATAGTCATGGTAACAAAGATTTTAGCATCAACCTTGACTGGAAAACCGGAATCGCAGCCAAGGATTGGGACTCCAttgctagaaaagagaagaTCGAG GGTGTGGAGCTGGAGCTTAAGAAACTTGAAGGTGCAGTTGAGGCTATCCATGAAAATCTAATTTACCTCAGAAACAA AGAGGCAGAAATGAGGATTGTGAGCGAAAAAACAAACTCGAGAGTGGCATGGTATAGTATAATGTCGCTGGGGATATGCATTGTGGTCTCTGGTTTACAGATATTGTACTTGAAGCAATActttgaaaagaagaagcttattTAG